One Opitutaceae bacterium DNA window includes the following coding sequences:
- a CDS encoding IPT/TIG domain-containing protein, with protein MVATRKRSGFLAILALATAGSAVGFGPVALEPQHGPVGTLVTIGGDSFDPQGDYTVTLHGTALTVASITETAIEVTIPTGATSGFFVVGDGTQSIRSERAFILTRPMAVVYESELPPDFSDYDL; from the coding sequence ATGGTCGCAACACGCAAAAGATCCGGATTCCTGGCGATTCTGGCTCTCGCGACCGCTGGTAGTGCCGTCGGATTCGGGCCGGTCGCACTTGAGCCGCAACACGGGCCGGTCGGTACCCTGGTCACAATAGGGGGCGACAGCTTCGACCCGCAGGGTGATTACACGGTTACTCTGCACGGCACCGCGTTGACCGTTGCGTCCATCACCGAGACCGCGATTGAAGTGACTATCCCCACCGGAGCAACCAGCGGGTTCTTTGTGGTCGGCGACGGCACTCAATCCATCCGCAGCGAACGCGCTTTCATCCTGACGCGGCCCATGGCCGTTGTTTACGAATCGGAATTGCCGCCGGACTTTTCGGACTACGATCTG